The following are encoded in a window of Sphaerisporangium siamense genomic DNA:
- a CDS encoding hemerythrin domain-containing protein, whose translation MSVDTQDMEIVHRAFRRESRLLMELVTAVAPGDTARAKVIADHFRDYRLGLRNHHEGEDELLWPPLLSRVDLQADIVLRMEAQHERVAATLTRLDVAVPAWEAAAGAEERDTLVAALADHRAVLLEHLDDEEATLLPLAAQHITEKEWASLGDHLVANTPKLTLLTLFGLVLEDANPAERATLLSALPAPVRGIWHIIGRPRYARHIRRVRAA comes from the coding sequence ATGAGCGTCGACACCCAGGACATGGAGATCGTCCACCGCGCCTTCCGTCGCGAGTCGCGGCTGCTGATGGAGCTCGTCACGGCGGTCGCCCCGGGTGACACCGCTCGCGCCAAGGTGATCGCCGACCACTTCCGCGACTACCGGCTGGGACTGAGGAACCACCACGAGGGCGAGGACGAGCTGCTGTGGCCGCCGCTGCTGTCCCGGGTCGATCTGCAGGCCGACATCGTGCTGCGCATGGAGGCCCAGCACGAGCGCGTCGCGGCCACGCTGACCAGGCTGGACGTAGCGGTCCCCGCGTGGGAGGCCGCCGCCGGGGCGGAAGAGCGCGACACGCTCGTGGCCGCCCTGGCCGACCACCGGGCCGTGCTTCTCGAACACCTCGACGACGAGGAGGCCACTCTCCTTCCGCTCGCGGCCCAGCACATCACCGAAAAGGAATGGGCCTCCCTGGGCGACCACCTGGTGGCCAACACGCCCAAGCTCACCCTGCTCACCCTCTTCGGCCTCGTCCTGGAGGACGCGAACCCGGCCGAGCGCGCCACGCTCCTGTCCGCCCTTCCCGCTCCGGTACGCGGCATCTGGCACATCATCGGCCGCCCCCGCTACGCCCGCCACATCAGGCGCGTCCGCGCCGCCTGA
- a CDS encoding BTAD domain-containing putative transcriptional regulator — MVLIRVLGSFGAESNGESVPLGGPRQRGVLALLVAARGQVVSVDRMIEDLWRGEPPSRALASLQAYVSNLRRLLEPGRPPRTPARLLVSASPGYALRLPPESVDAWRFEDLLDEARALTEPRAARARLAEALRLWQGPAFAEVADEPWAAAETARLNELRLVARELHVAAGLRSGDPVLVVPEAERLTRDEPLREEGWRLHALALWSSARRADALATLRRARATFADELGLDPGPDLVALEEAILAQRIDVLRTAVPPPPATRPPHATPSPDASPLRAASHDAIPPRAASFVGREGELAALVSAAGEAAADGARVALVTGEAGLGKSTLLEHLGARLERDGWLVAAGRCPEVDGAPPAWAWVEALRAVAATVPPGEFAEDLAPLLSDSMPVDGDAAAGRFRLRRAVWGWLAAAATDRPVAVVLDDLHGADTTTLGLLGGGVGVRAPILVVAAYRPDESEHLTETLGALARTAPLRIALPGLDGAAVAELVRAESEADDATVAGIAERTGGNPFYVRESARLLNGEGALVALSEVPEGVRDVLRRRLARLPESGVSVLRLAAVAGRESSVDVLVRAADSDGDGVLDALDAGVIAGLLDEPAPGRVRFVHALVRDTLVADISRLRAARMHARIAAALEGTGDVAALAHHYARAGSPKAVGYCVRAAELAEARYAHDVAAALLTDAVANSSEPDERVGLLGRLLRAQIRAGAVAAARDTREQAVEYAESIGRDDLMIAAFTAWTEPTPWRARTYGTVDRPIVGRLSRLLKRTGLAPDVRSRLLIAYANELVGEDDPTVMAAAREALDLATDPRLRAAALLVLAGDPGREEYARELVEIGVEHDLPVYRVTGLLNQAANAAAANDPAAMRRVTGEALDLARAYRMPEAIGAAEIALASLVLIEGRFADAERLYVEATERLERAGSVHAGFIGLARAAIWLNDGTLGDHLDDVRALHEALGPMVADLLALALHAAGRGDEARRARTSPSPIRPDFFFTFLSTLRAMAVIALNDTGAAEECHAALLPHRDGPPAGATSLSLAVRPAAHTLGELALLLGRDDEAAAHFARAAAIADRWNAPHWAAEARSRH, encoded by the coding sequence ATGGTCTTGATCCGGGTTCTGGGCTCTTTCGGTGCCGAAAGCAACGGTGAGTCCGTCCCCCTGGGCGGGCCGCGGCAGCGCGGCGTCCTGGCCCTCTTGGTCGCGGCGCGCGGACAGGTCGTGTCGGTCGACCGGATGATCGAGGACCTCTGGCGCGGTGAGCCGCCATCCCGTGCGCTGGCCTCCCTGCAGGCGTACGTCTCCAACCTGCGCCGGCTGCTGGAGCCCGGCCGCCCGCCCCGGACCCCGGCCCGCCTCCTGGTGAGCGCCTCCCCCGGCTACGCGCTGCGGCTGCCGCCGGAGTCGGTGGACGCCTGGCGTTTCGAGGACCTGCTCGACGAGGCCCGCGCGCTCACCGAGCCTCGGGCCGCCCGCGCCCGGCTGGCCGAGGCACTGCGCCTATGGCAGGGACCCGCGTTCGCCGAGGTCGCCGACGAGCCGTGGGCCGCCGCCGAGACCGCCCGCCTGAACGAGCTGCGCCTGGTCGCCCGCGAGCTCCACGTCGCGGCGGGCCTGCGGTCGGGCGACCCGGTCTTGGTGGTCCCCGAGGCCGAGCGCCTCACCCGCGACGAACCCCTGCGTGAGGAGGGCTGGCGCCTGCACGCCCTGGCGCTGTGGAGCAGCGCCCGCCGTGCCGACGCCCTGGCGACGCTCCGCCGCGCCCGCGCCACCTTCGCCGACGAACTCGGGCTCGACCCCGGCCCCGACCTGGTCGCCCTGGAAGAGGCGATCCTCGCCCAGCGCATCGACGTCCTGCGCACGGCCGTCCCCCCACCCCCGGCCACCAGGCCTCCACACGCCACGCCCTCGCCCGACGCGTCCCCGCTCCGCGCGGCCTCCCACGACGCGATCCCGCCTCGCGCCGCCTCTTTCGTGGGGCGAGAGGGCGAGCTCGCCGCGCTGGTCTCGGCCGCCGGGGAGGCCGCCGCCGACGGGGCGCGCGTCGCTCTTGTCACCGGGGAAGCGGGGCTGGGCAAGTCGACGCTCTTGGAGCACCTCGGCGCGCGGTTGGAGCGCGACGGCTGGCTCGTCGCCGCCGGGCGCTGTCCAGAGGTCGACGGCGCGCCGCCCGCGTGGGCGTGGGTCGAGGCGCTGCGGGCCGTCGCCGCGACCGTTCCTCCGGGGGAGTTCGCGGAAGACCTGGCGCCGCTGCTCTCCGACTCCATGCCGGTGGACGGCGACGCCGCCGCGGGGCGGTTCCGGCTACGCCGGGCCGTGTGGGGCTGGCTCGCGGCGGCCGCCACGGATCGACCGGTCGCCGTCGTGCTGGACGACCTGCACGGGGCGGACACGACCACGCTGGGGCTGCTCGGCGGCGGCGTCGGCGTGCGGGCCCCGATCCTGGTCGTCGCGGCGTACCGCCCGGACGAGAGCGAGCACCTCACCGAGACGCTGGGCGCGCTCGCCCGCACCGCGCCGCTCCGGATCGCGCTGCCCGGGCTCGACGGCGCGGCGGTGGCCGAGCTCGTACGGGCCGAAAGCGAGGCCGACGACGCGACGGTGGCGGGGATCGCGGAGCGCACCGGCGGCAACCCGTTCTACGTGCGGGAGAGCGCGCGGCTGCTGAACGGCGAGGGTGCGCTGGTCGCGCTCTCCGAGGTCCCCGAGGGCGTGCGGGACGTGCTGCGGCGCCGGCTGGCGAGGCTTCCCGAGAGCGGTGTGTCCGTCCTGCGGCTGGCGGCGGTGGCCGGCAGGGAGAGTTCGGTGGACGTACTCGTGCGGGCCGCCGACTCCGACGGGGACGGCGTGCTGGACGCGCTGGACGCGGGCGTCATCGCCGGGTTGCTCGACGAGCCGGCGCCGGGGCGCGTCCGGTTCGTTCACGCGCTGGTCAGGGACACACTGGTCGCCGACATCAGCCGGTTGCGTGCCGCAAGGATGCACGCCCGGATCGCCGCCGCCCTGGAGGGCACCGGCGACGTCGCGGCGCTCGCCCATCACTATGCGCGAGCGGGATCGCCGAAGGCCGTCGGCTATTGCGTGCGGGCCGCCGAGCTGGCCGAGGCGCGCTACGCCCACGACGTGGCGGCCGCCCTCCTCACCGACGCGGTCGCCAACTCCAGCGAACCGGACGAGCGCGTCGGGCTGCTCGGGAGGCTGCTCCGGGCGCAGATCAGGGCCGGGGCCGTCGCCGCGGCCAGGGACACGCGCGAGCAGGCCGTGGAGTACGCCGAGTCGATCGGCCGCGACGACCTGATGATCGCCGCGTTCACCGCCTGGACCGAGCCCACTCCCTGGCGGGCCCGCACGTACGGCACGGTCGACCGTCCCATCGTCGGCCGCCTCAGCCGCCTGCTCAAGCGGACCGGCCTCGCCCCCGACGTGCGGTCCCGCCTCCTCATCGCGTACGCCAACGAGCTGGTGGGCGAGGACGATCCGACGGTCATGGCGGCGGCGCGGGAAGCCCTCGACCTCGCCACCGATCCCCGCCTCCGGGCCGCGGCGCTCCTCGTCCTCGCCGGCGACCCCGGGCGGGAGGAGTACGCCCGCGAGCTGGTGGAGATCGGCGTCGAGCACGACCTGCCCGTCTACCGCGTGACCGGGCTGCTCAACCAGGCCGCGAACGCCGCCGCGGCCAACGATCCGGCGGCGATGCGCCGCGTGACCGGGGAGGCGCTCGACCTCGCCCGCGCCTACCGGATGCCGGAGGCGATCGGCGCCGCTGAGATCGCGCTGGCGAGCCTGGTGCTCATCGAGGGCCGGTTCGCCGACGCCGAGCGCCTCTACGTCGAGGCCACCGAACGCCTGGAACGCGCCGGATCGGTGCACGCCGGCTTCATCGGCCTCGCGCGGGCGGCGATCTGGCTGAACGACGGCACGCTCGGCGACCACCTGGACGATGTGCGCGCTCTCCACGAGGCGCTCGGCCCGATGGTCGCCGACCTGCTCGCGCTCGCCCTCCACGCCGCCGGCCGCGGCGACGAGGCACGCCGGGCCCGCACGTCACCGAGCCCGATCCGGCCCGACTTCTTCTTCACCTTCCTGAGCACCCTGCGCGCCATGGCCGTCATCGCACTGAACGACACCGGCGCCGCCGAGGAGTGCCACGCGGCCCTGCTCCCCCATCGCGACGGTCCTCCGGCCGGCGCCACCAGCCTGTCGCTGGCCGTGCGCCCGGCCGCCCACACGCTCGGCGAGCTGGCGCTGCTGCTCGGCCGCGACGACGAGGCCGCCGCCCACTTCGCCAGGGCCGCCGCCATCGCCGACCGCTGGAACGCACCCCACTGGGCCGCCGAGGCCCGGTCACGGCACTAG
- a CDS encoding DUF6716 putative glycosyltransferase, whose protein sequence is MADSDSYLKWAAGLLDQLPEGWSSTLAVVRTPIVPSPAQIAAAVSGTRAAGGEPPAVVSARAVRRLAERLRPDAVLVACTGPVVDVLVSDVLDDLSPRPVFVSGLPGISIPATEKAWMFRGGCDLFVVHSGREVEEFTRIGTELGASGVTALARLPYLDGLLKTATPAHPVPLDAAPSLAASLALDPVTPAGRRVVFATQAKVPKRREDRESVLLALDGLAAARPDLDVVVKLRALTTERQTHNERYHYESLWASLEAAGAVRPGAVRFAVGPMHEHLAEAAGFVTVSSTAALEAIAGEVPLLVLSDFGVSAEMINLVFEDSGCLGSLEDLARGEFRRPTAAWCDANYFHDRAASDWITRLDALVERARTTGLPPVRPLLDGPAHAAARRRARLRVELPPNVLRAGYRASRRMRRYLKALR, encoded by the coding sequence GTGGCCGATTCCGATTCCTACCTGAAGTGGGCGGCGGGCCTGCTCGACCAGTTGCCGGAGGGGTGGTCCTCGACGCTCGCCGTCGTGCGCACCCCGATCGTGCCCTCGCCCGCCCAGATCGCGGCGGCCGTCAGCGGCACCCGCGCGGCCGGCGGCGAGCCTCCCGCGGTGGTCTCGGCGCGGGCCGTCCGGCGGCTCGCCGAACGGCTCAGGCCCGACGCCGTCCTCGTCGCCTGCACGGGCCCCGTCGTGGACGTCCTGGTCAGCGACGTGCTCGACGATCTCAGCCCGCGGCCGGTGTTCGTGTCCGGCCTGCCGGGCATCTCGATCCCCGCCACCGAGAAGGCGTGGATGTTCCGCGGCGGCTGCGACCTGTTCGTGGTCCACAGCGGGCGCGAGGTCGAGGAGTTCACCCGCATCGGCACGGAACTCGGCGCGTCCGGCGTCACGGCCCTGGCCCGCCTGCCCTACCTCGACGGGCTGCTGAAGACCGCCACCCCGGCCCACCCCGTCCCCCTGGACGCGGCGCCGTCCCTGGCCGCCTCGCTCGCCCTCGACCCGGTCACGCCGGCCGGGCGGCGGGTGGTGTTCGCGACGCAGGCCAAGGTGCCCAAGCGCCGCGAGGACCGCGAAAGCGTCCTGCTCGCCCTGGACGGGCTCGCCGCCGCGCGGCCCGACCTCGACGTGGTGGTCAAGCTGCGCGCCCTCACCACCGAGCGCCAGACCCACAACGAGCGCTACCACTACGAGAGCCTGTGGGCGTCCCTGGAGGCGGCCGGGGCGGTGCGGCCGGGGGCGGTGCGGTTCGCGGTGGGGCCGATGCACGAGCACCTGGCCGAGGCGGCGGGCTTCGTCACGGTCAGCTCCACGGCCGCGCTGGAGGCCATCGCGGGCGAGGTGCCGCTGCTGGTGCTGTCCGACTTCGGGGTCAGCGCCGAGATGATCAACCTGGTGTTCGAGGACAGCGGCTGCCTCGGCTCCCTGGAGGACCTGGCCCGGGGCGAGTTCCGGCGGCCCACGGCGGCCTGGTGCGACGCCAACTACTTCCACGACCGCGCCGCGAGCGACTGGATCACCCGCCTGGACGCCCTGGTGGAGCGGGCCCGCACCACCGGCCTGCCCCCGGTCAGGCCGCTCCTGGACGGCCCCGCCCACGCCGCCGCCCGCCGCCGCGCCCGGCTGCGCGTCGAGCTCCCCCCGAACGTCCTGCGCGCGGGCTACCGCGCCAGCCGCCGCATGCGCCGCTACCTCAAGGCCCTCCGCTAG
- a CDS encoding CHAP domain-containing protein, whose protein sequence is MSDNFDKFVHRLQDAPKNHLKSFALAGLVAAQLVTGAAFAANADTGPGGSGVAKVAGAEAARLAEGLSAPSGARHVSAQQLLTLAESQVGISENAYGGGTKFHRWYMESPRARETVARDGGAISAYANAPWCDMFVSWVGDQLGMQDTMGSDAYTVAHAKWFAQQGRFGETPRPGAVAFFAWNGTKSVDAIEHVGFVIKDNGDGTIKTVEGNTGNGKVEVRTRTTGSVAGYGYPNYAA, encoded by the coding sequence ATGTCCGACAACTTCGACAAGTTCGTACATCGGCTTCAGGATGCCCCGAAGAACCACTTGAAGTCTTTCGCGCTGGCCGGCCTGGTGGCCGCCCAGCTCGTGACGGGCGCCGCCTTCGCCGCCAACGCCGACACCGGTCCCGGGGGCTCCGGAGTCGCCAAGGTCGCCGGCGCCGAGGCCGCCCGCCTGGCGGAGGGCCTCAGCGCGCCCTCCGGAGCGCGGCACGTCTCCGCGCAGCAGCTCCTGACCCTGGCCGAGAGCCAGGTCGGCATCAGCGAGAACGCCTACGGCGGTGGCACGAAGTTCCACCGCTGGTACATGGAGAGCCCGCGGGCCCGTGAGACCGTCGCCCGTGACGGCGGCGCGATCAGCGCCTACGCCAACGCGCCCTGGTGCGACATGTTCGTCTCCTGGGTCGGCGACCAGCTCGGCATGCAGGACACCATGGGCTCGGACGCCTACACCGTCGCGCACGCCAAGTGGTTCGCCCAGCAGGGCCGCTTCGGCGAGACCCCGAGGCCCGGCGCGGTCGCGTTCTTCGCCTGGAACGGCACCAAGAGCGTCGACGCGATCGAGCACGTCGGGTTCGTCATCAAGGACAACGGCGACGGCACCATCAAGACCGTCGAGGGCAACACGGGCAACGGCAAGGTCGAGGTCCGCACCCGCACGACCGGCTCGGTCGCCGGGTACGGCTACCCCAACTACGCCGCCTGA